In the Vicia villosa cultivar HV-30 ecotype Madison, WI unplaced genomic scaffold, Vvil1.0 ctg.000677F_1_1, whole genome shotgun sequence genome, one interval contains:
- the LOC131630381 gene encoding uncharacterized protein LOC131630381, whose product MTNPVIWGFSAATNMVFTPVWLVFFLGVIVGWLWKPNWASTGKDKLASSLAKSFDFASPSGSPVFSPLKFYSSSSSSTSVNSSITMQTPNPDSLGIHKDINKKASSSSTPSKYDSSSSTPDSSEDTSNGVTVDDLHHLYKLVEEKDGGLPWIHMMDRSTPTLSYQAWRREPKNGPPQYRSSTIFEDATPEIVRDLFWDDQFRPKWDDMLINSTTLEECPTTGTMKVHWVRKFPFFCNDRDYVIGRRIWECGRSYYCVTKGVDCSSIPRQDKPRRVDVYYSSWCIRAVESKRGNGQLTACEVLLFHHEEMGIPWELAKLGVRKGMWGTVQKIEPGLRAYQEAKASGAPLSRSAFMASVNTKISPEYLQSIGSSDDLSQIESATTSDKPKGVNVPKMLVIGGAVALACSLDKGLLTKYLLFGVARKFANMGKR is encoded by the exons ATGACGAACCCCGTAATTTGGGGTTTTTCTGCTGCGACGAACATGGTTTTTACTCCTGTGTGGCTAGTGTTTTTCTTAGGGGTTATCGTTGGTTGGTTATGGAAACCGAATTGGGCTAGCACAGGGAAAGACAAATTGGCTAGTTCATTGGCCAAGTCTTTTGATTTTGCTTCACCTTCTGGTTCTCCTGTATTTTCCCCTTTGAAAttctattcttcttcttcttcttctacctctGTTAATTCTTCTATTACAATGCAAACCCCAAACCCTGATTCTTTGGGTATTCATAAAGATATCAATAAAAAAGCTTCTTCTTCCTCAACACCATCCAAATATGATAGTTCCTCCAG TACACCGGATTCTAGTGAAGATACTTCGAACGGTGTTACGGTTGATGATTTACATCATTTGTACAAGCTTGTGGAGGAGAAAGATGGAGGTCTTCCTTGGATTCATATGATGGATCGTTCTACGCCAACTTTGAGTTACCAGGCGTGGCGTAGAGAACCAAAG AATGGTCCTCCACAGTATCGAAGCAGTACTATTTTTGAGGATGCGACTCCTGAGATAGTGAGGGATTTATTCTGGGATGATCAGTTTCGACCGAAGTGGGATGATATGCTTATTAACTCGACAACGTTAGAAGAGTGCCCTACTACTGGAACCATGAAAGTGCATTGGGTTCGAAAG TTCCCCTTCTTCTGTAACGACAGAGACTATGTTATCGGACGAAGAATATGGGAATGTGGGAGGTCCTACTATTGTGTTACAAAG GGGGTAGATTGTTCTTCAATCCCAAGACAAGACAAACCCAGACGCGTCGATGTGTATTACTCTAGCTGGTGCATTCGAGCAG ttgaatcaaagaGAGGTAATGGTCAATTGACAGCATGTGAAGTTTTACTTTTCCATCATGAAGAAATGGGAATTCCATGggaacttgcaaagcttggagtaaGAAAAGGCATGTGGGGAACAGTACAGAAGATTGAGCCTGGTTTGCGTGCTTATCAAGAAGCAAAAGCTTCTGGAGCTCCACTATCTCGTTCCGCTTTCATGGCCAGTGTCAACACAAAAATAAGTCCCGAGTACTTGCAATCCATCGGATCCTCAGACGATTTATCTCAAATCGAAAGTGCAACCACTTCTGACAAACCAAAGGGCGTGAACGTACCAAAGATGCTAGTCATTGGCGGTGCTGTTGCTCTTGCTTGTAGTCTTGATAAGGGGTTGTTGACCAAGTATCTTTTATTTGGTGTTGCTAGAAAATTTGCTAATATGGGTAAAAGATAG